Within Desulforegula conservatrix Mb1Pa, the genomic segment AAACAAATAATAAGAATCAGACGTCTCATGGCACACTCCAAGCATTCAATTCATTAATGTCATCAATAACGACAAACTCGCAAAAAAGCCCCTATACTGATTTGGAGCCGCACTTTGCCTGACTTCAGCCATCATAATATTACCAGATATTGTGATATTTGTTGTCGTTCCGTCTTTTCCAAGCTTGATATATAATAGAACAAACATATGATAAACTGAATCAATTTTTACTGTAATTCAATATGTATATATATAGACAGAACTCACATGTAAAAATAAACACGTAATATTGACTTTAAATACTATAATGATTTATTTACGTATCCATCTGAAAGACTCTGCTTCACTATTATACAGAGTATGATAATAATGAGGCAAAATACTTTTTTTAATGTCTTTGCTAAATAAATATACTGAAATCATTGCAGAGACTCATTAATTTAAAAAATCTACCTTGGTTCGAAACCAACCAAAATGCATCATGAACTCCTGCTTAACATCCAAAGGAGACATTGACCACATCATCATGTTTGATTGTATTTACTGGCATATTTACCATTAAATATTTCTTTATCATTAATAATCACATCTTGAATCAGGACGTTGCATGAATAATCAATCCCAATGCACAGGCTGCTGGAATCAGGGCAAGGGCAATATCGAAAACATATCAGAAGCAATGAAAAAGCACCTTATCAGTGTTTTCAACCCCATCCTTATAGTAAAAAATAATAATGAGCTGTTTATTGCAAACAAAGGAAAACTTGTACTTGAAGAAGGCCAGATAAAGCCTGAAAAAAGCCTTGAAGCCTTAGCCTGGGTACCGCCACTCCCTCCGGAGAGTCTTGGTGATCCGGACTTCAAAAAAAAACATGGGGTCAAATATGCTTACGTCGCAGGAGCAATGGCAGGCGGAATAACCTCGGTGGAAATGGTCAGGGAAATGGGCAAGGCAGGCATGCTTGGTTTTTTCGGTTCGGCAGGATTGTCAATTGAGGCCATAGAAAATGCCATAAACAAGCTACAGAGCGGCGACAAAAATATTCCATATGGTTTCAACCTGATTCACAGCCCTGGTGAGGCAGGCCTTGAAATGGAAACCGTAAAGCTTTACCTGAGAAAAGGGGTCACAAAAATTTGTGCCGCTGCTTTCATGAATATGACGCCGTCTATAGTCTATTTCAGAATTAAAGGCATACACAGGGATCAAAGTGGTACGGTTATTGTGCCCAATTCTGTTTTTGCCAAGGTCTCACGCGTCGAAGTAGCCGAGAAATTTTTCTCGCCTCCTCCTGAAAAAATACTCATGCAGCTTGTTGAGGAGAAACTCATAACCCAGATGGAGGCTGACCTTGCATCTGAAATACCTGTGGCCGAAGATCTTACAGCTGAGGCCGATTCAGGTGGCCATACAGACAACAGGCCTGCAATAGCTCTTTTCCCGACAATAATTGCATTGAAAGATAAAATGCAAAAAAAATACGGATATAAAACTCAATTACGAGCAGGCCTTGCAGGAGGTGTCGCGACTCCTGAATCAGCTGCCGCAGCCTTTGCAATGGGCGCGGCCTACATACTTACAGGGTCAGTTAATCAGGCCTGCATAGAATCGGGCACATCCGATGTTGTAAGGGAAATGCTTGCTGCGGCCGGTCAGGCCGATGTGATAATGGCTCCTTCGGCTGACATGTTCGAGCTTGGAGTAAAAGTTCAGGTACTGAAAAGAGGCACAATGTTTGCCCAGAGAGCAGGAAAACTCTATGAATTGTACCGTTCTTTCGATTCCTTTGAAGATATACCCGAAGATCAGCAGAAAATGATTGAAGAAAAATACTTCAAATGCAGCTTTAATGAGGCATGGAAAAGCACCAGCGACTTTTTTTCAAAACGAGATCCGAGACAGAACGAAAGAGCCGCAAAAGATCCCAAACACAAAAT encodes:
- a CDS encoding PfaD family polyunsaturated fatty acid/polyketide biosynthesis protein, which gives rise to MNNQSQCTGCWNQGKGNIENISEAMKKHLISVFNPILIVKNNNELFIANKGKLVLEEGQIKPEKSLEALAWVPPLPPESLGDPDFKKKHGVKYAYVAGAMAGGITSVEMVREMGKAGMLGFFGSAGLSIEAIENAINKLQSGDKNIPYGFNLIHSPGEAGLEMETVKLYLRKGVTKICAAAFMNMTPSIVYFRIKGIHRDQSGTVIVPNSVFAKVSRVEVAEKFFSPPPEKILMQLVEEKLITQMEADLASEIPVAEDLTAEADSGGHTDNRPAIALFPTIIALKDKMQKKYGYKTQLRAGLAGGVATPESAAAAFAMGAAYILTGSVNQACIESGTSDVVREMLAAAGQADVIMAPSADMFELGVKVQVLKRGTMFAQRAGKLYELYRSFDSFEDIPEDQQKMIEEKYFKCSFNEAWKSTSDFFSKRDPRQNERAAKDPKHKMALVFRSYLGQSSKWAIAGDPSRKIDYQIWCGPSMGAFNEWAAGSYLEPYQNRKVALVAKNLLLGASFVTRGIWLKSQGIPVSQDMIRFSPMTEEELASYF